The Corynebacterium occultum sequence GCGGTGTCCCTGGATCAGGTGTGGGTGGAGGAGCTGCCCGCCCAGGCCGGTATCGACTATGTCGAACCGGGCCTGATGATCTTCGAACAGTCCATCTCCTCCGGTTGTGGGGCAGCTTCGGCCGCAACCGGCCCCTTCTACTGCCCCAGTGATCAGACCGCCTACTTCGACACCTCCTTCTTCGCTCAGCTGGAGGAGCTCGGTGGCGAGGATGCCCCGCTGGCGCAGGAATATATCGTGGCCCACGAGTTCGGCCATCACATCCAGCACCTGGAGGGCACCCTGGGGATGAGCGACTACAACAACCCCGGCGCGGAATCCAATGCGGTGAAGATCGAGGTGCAGGCGGACTGTTACGGCGGGATCTGGGCGCATTATGCCGATGATGGGGAGGATGCCCTGTTGGAGACCATCACCAGGGAGCAGTTGGCTGATGCGATGGCCACCGCCGGTGCGGTCGGTGATGATAATATCCAGCGTCGCTCCGGGGGTGAGGTGTCTCCGGAGAGTTGGACCCATGGTTCTTCGGAGCAGCGTCAGCAGGCCTTCATGACCGGTTATGAAACTGGTTCGATGGCTGCCTGCGACACGCTGGAGCGTGGGGTCTACAACCCCTAGGGTTGCTGGTCCTCTCCCCCGGTCACCGTGTCCTGGTGGCCGGGGGTTTTGCGGTGCCTGCTTGACGACGCAGCGTGCCCCGGGGGGTGCAGGTCGTGCTGGTTCGCTCCGGCGTCCCCGGGATTCGGCGGGGTCGTCGAGTAGCCCAGGCGTTGGCGTTCTTCGGCGATGATTTCGGCGGCGAGGGTGGCTTCACTGATGTCGACGGCGTCGTGGATGGCGGCGGATTCACTGGGCCGGGCGTAGGTGTCGAAGAGTCGGCGTTTATCGGCGAGCATGTCAAGCATGCGTTCTTCGGCGGTGTCATCGGCGACCAGGCGGTGAACCTGAACGGTGGAGATCTGGCCCATGCGGTGGACGCGGGCGATGGCTTGGGCTTCGATGCTTGGTTTGACCTGGGGTTCGGCGATGATGACGACGCTGGCGGACTGGATGTTGAGGCCCACTCCGCCAGCGGTGATCTGAATCAGCAGGACGGAGCCGGCGGGAGCGTCAGCGAGGGCGTCAATCAGGTCCTGGCGCCTGGTGGGTGGCACGGATCCGGAGATGGTGCCCAGCACCTGCTCCCCCAGTTCTTCCGCCAGGCGGGAGAGAACTTCTCGAAAGTAGGTGAAGATGATGGCTTTGCGACCAGCTTCGGTGGTTTCTTCGAGGATTTCGCGGATCCGGGTGAGTTTGGCGGGTTCGACGCCGGGGGTGGAGAATGCGGCCCGGCGAATGTCCATCCAGCTGCCTTCCCCAACGGCGGTGGCGTAGTGGCGTTGGTCGGCGTCGTTGAGTTGCACCCAGTCGATCTGGTCCATTTTCTCGGGCAGTTCATCAAGTACTTCTACCTGGTTGCGGCGCAGGTAGGCGGGGGCGATGTGTTTGCGGAAATCAGTGGCGGACATGGTGGCCATGGCCGGTGTGATCAGCTCGGGCTGGAGGTAGTTGATGAGGGCGGCGAACTCGGAGACGCGGTTTTCCAGGGGGGTTCCGCTCATCAGCAGGGCGTACGTGGCCCGCGTGATCAGTGTCTGGAGGGCGCGGGAGCGTTGGGTCTCCGGATTTTTGATCATGTGTGCTTCATCCACGATGATCATGTCGATGCGGCCGATGTCGAGGGTGCGGGCTCCATCGAAGGTGCACACCAGGATTCCGCCGCTGCCCCGCCACTGGCCGAGGGCGGTGTCCTTGTCACTGCCGTGGGCACGGTGAACCGGTAGGTCGGTGAAGCGGTGGGATTCCCGCACCCAGTTGCCCAGCAGGGAAGCCGGGCAGACCACCAGCAGGTGGGCAGATTTTTGTCTTTCTTTCTCGACACCGGCGGCGATGTGGGCGGCTGCTGCGAGAGCCTGCACGGTTTTTCCCAGCCCCATTTCATCCCCGAGGAGGACCTTGCGTTGCACGATGACAAAGCGTGCCCCGAAGGACTGGTAACCACGTAGCCGCAGGTCTTTGAGGTGGCTGCGATCCAGGCGTAGTGCCCGGACTCTTGCGAGGGTGTCTCCGGCCAGGTCACCGCCACCTTCGACCTCCAATTGGAGGAGGCTGACCAGGAGTCCCTGGTAGTGGGCGGGGCGGGTGAGGTAGTCCTCCCAGGCGCTCATGCCCTGAAGGGGCCGGGAACGCAGATCTTTCGCTGGCCGGAAGGGTGCGGGGTGCGCCCTGGCCCAGGCGAGGTCATCGGTGTAGCGCTGCCAGAGCTGGTTCTCGGCCTCGGGGGTGTTGAGAACCACGGTCCAGGGATCCGGGGAGTCCGTGAGGGGAAGGTGTTCAGTGTCCTCCAACACCCGGTTCCGGCGGTCCCTCTCCAGCTCGTCGAGACTGTTGAGGGCATCGAATTGGGCCAGGATGGCCAGTAGTCGCAGTGCTGCGGTGGTGGGTGTGTCACCGATGGCGGTGTGGTGTGCCGCGAGTGCCTCGCGGTGCAGGGTCTGGGCGGCAGCCTTCATTCTTTTTGCGGTGACCTCACCGATGCCGTTGAGGGCGATCAGCTCGCGCTGGCTGGCATTCAGGACATCGGCGACGCTGTTGTACCCGTGGGTTGAGAGGTCGGGGAAGCGCAGGCGTTCCCGGGTGGCGGTGCGCAGGGCCTCCACCGGCAGTTGGCGCAGCAGCACCTCAACTCTTTCACCGTTGAGCGCATTGAGCGCCGCTTGGGCGCCCTGGCGTAGTTTCGGTTCGCTGTGGGGGTCTGTCCGGAGGGCCTGGGCCAGGCGCAGCACCGGCTGGATCTGGGACTGCTCCCACTGGAGGAATACGGGGTTTTCGGTGCCGAGGGCCTGGGCCAGGGCGTGCCGGGCCCCGGCGATCAGGTGGTCCGGGGTGCCGTGGGAACCGGGGAAGAGCCGGACTCCGACTCGTTGCAGGGTTTCGGCGCGCTGGAATTTATCCAGCAGCGTTCCTGCGTCCGTGAGCAGGCCCCGGCGGTTCGGGTCCGCCAGCATGGCCTGCATCTGCGCGGCGGCTTCCTGGCCAGCTTTAACCCGGTTGCCACCGAAGAGTCGACCGAGCAGACCCGGCGCGGCATGGGTGGCCTTTTCCCGGAGTTCGGGCAGTTCCCGACAGGTGTGGATCACCTGGACCAGAGTGTCGGCGGCATGGGGGTGGTGGGAGAACTCGAGGTGGAGGTAGAGGCTCTCAGGCCAGGTGAGGGCTCCGTGCGGGAGGATGTCCACCCGGAATTCTGCTTCTTCGAGGCGCGCTCCGGAGAGGATGGTGCCAGCGGTGGCTGTTTCTCCGGAGCCGAGGCAGCCCACTGCTTCTTCGGCTTCCTGCGCCACGGCGATGGCCCGGTCGGCTGCGGCCAGGATTGCTTCGAGTTGTGTTTTCTCCACCCTTGTCACCTGGCTGATTCTGCCAGAGGGGCGAAAGTGTCTCTCAGATGCTCCCCCGCGGAGTCTGAAAATGGTCTGACCTGTCATTGATTTTTTCATGATTTTTAGCACATAATTAAAAGGTTATACTTACGCCTCGGTATATTAATTTTTACTGACATAATTTATCTTCAAGCGTTGCGGGCACTGATGGGTTCCCCCCTTCATTCAGCTGACTAATTTGCCGGAGTAGGGAAACATCAGCCGTGTACCTCCCCGGTGGCTGAAATTGCACCGGGACACCCCCCTGCGAAGAACATGGGCCACTCCGCCAGATGGCGAAAGGCATGGCCGGAAGGGATCGACCAAGATATGCGTGCGGATGCCCGTGAGAGAAGAGAACGCATCATCAACACCGCCTGCAACCTGTTGCGCGGCCGGGATATCGAAGGCCTGACGTTGGAGGAGGTGGCTCGGGCCGCAGGCGTGGGGATTGCCACCCTCTACCGTAATTTCCCGAACCGCCAGGCACTCTGGCATGCCTGCATCGAACACCTGATGCATGAAGTCAATGAGCTGCAGAGAGTGTTCCTGGAAGATTTCGCCAGCGAACCAGTGGATCCGTTGCCTCTCTGGCACAGCTTTGTGCGGGATCTGGCCAGACTCGGCCTGGGGGCACTGGCGCAGGTCATGACCCCTGATAATTTCCAGCAGCTCCCCCCGGGAATGCGGGAACTGCAGGCCGCCAATGATGTGCAGGGCAGGCAGGTACTCACCCTGGTGCAGGAGGCTGGCCTGGTTCATTCCCACATCACCCCCCACACCCTGCTCAAGGGGCTGATCATCCTGTCCCGGACGGCGGAGCCCACGTCCCCGGGCGCGATTCCCGAGCTCAACCGCCAGCTGCTCCGCGTCTATCTCGCCGGTCTGCGCCAGGGTCCGGAGGAACTGGTTCTGGACCCACTGCCGGAGCAGATGGACGGTGAACACCTGGGTGTCACCTTCCCGACGCAGGAGAGTTAAACCCGCAACCACCCCTTACCCGCCGCCCTCCCCCGGTCTGGACATCTGGCCCAGCAGGGCCGGGCGTCGACCATTAACCTCGGCCTGGTGAAAGAGAATTCCTCGACTCCCAGGTCCCCCAACCGCGCCATTCCTTTCCTGGCGGCCTTCAATGACATCGAGAACCATCTGCGCAATGAATTGAGCGCCAGGAAGTCGGATGGTTTCAGCTGGATGGTGCGGTTGGCGGCACGAAAGAGCCTGATCTCGGACACCCATTCCGAGGCGCTGCAGGCCTTTGCGGATCTGCGCAACGCGATCAGCCACGGCACCTACCGGGATCACCGCCCCATTGCGGAACCGCTGCCGGAAACGGTGGACGAGATCTCCCGGATCCGGGATCTACTGCTGGATCCTCCGTTGGCGCTGAACGTGCTGGGCCCCCACCAGGTGCAGTCCTTCAGTCCGGAAGATGATGTCCGCCAGGCGCTGGGGATCATCCGGCAGAGCACGATCTCCCAGTTTCCGATCTATGAGGGCGATACCTTCCGGGCACTGTTGACCACCAACACCATCGCCCGGTGGGTGGCAGCCGACCTGGATGACAATGACCATCTGGATGCCCGGAGCATTGGGGAGGTGCTGGATTTCGCCGAGGACAATGATGATGCGGTCTTCCTCTCCCGGCAGGCCACGGCCCGGGAGGTGTTGGAGGAGCTGACCGTTCCGGACCGGTCGGGCAGGCTGCCCCGGGCGGTGTTGATCACCGAACACGGGCGGCGGGATCAGCGCCCGATCCGCGTGATCGGGGGTTCTGACCTGGCATTTCTGCTGGAGGCGGTGGAGTAGTGGGCCAGGCTGCGGGCGGGGGGCGTCGCAACGCTCAGTGGCGCCGGGGAATACTTTGAGACTATAGTTGTTGACATAACAACAAACCTTTTTGAATTCCCGATTTAGGAGCACCCCCATGCAGTTCGGCATCTTCACCATCGGTGACGTGACCACCGACCCGACCACCGGTAAGACCCCCACCGAGCATGAGCGCATCAACGCCATCACCCAGATCGCACTCAAGGCCGAGGAGGTCGGCCTGGATGTCTTCGCCACCGGCCAGCACCATAACCCCCCCTTCGTACCCTCCGCCCCGACCACCCATCTGGCCTATATCGCCGCCCAGACCAAGAACCTGAAGCTGTCCACCGCGACCACCCTGATCACCACCACCGACCCGGTGCGCATCGCTGAGGACTACTCCTTCCTGCAGCACCTCTCCAACGGTCGTGTGGACCTGATGATGGGCCGCGGCAACACCGGACCGGTCTACCCCTGGTTCGGCAAGGACATCCGCCAGGGTATCCCCCTGGCCATCGAGAACTACCATCTGCTGCGTCGCCTCTGGCGCGAGAAGAACGTGAACTGGCAGGGCAAGTTCCGCACCCCGCTGCAGGGATTCACCACCACCCCCTTCCCGCTTGACGACGTCGCGCCCTTCGTCTGGCACGGCTCCATCCGCTCCGTGCAGATCGCCGAGCAGGCCGCCTTCTACGGCGACGGCTTCTTCCACAACAACATCTTCTGGAACAAGGAACACACGGCGCAGATGGTCGACATCTACCGCCGCCGCTACGAAAAGCATGGCCACGGCCAGGCCGACCAGGCCATCGTCGGCCTCGGCGGCCAGGTCTACATCGCAGACTCCGAGGAGCAGGCGAAGAAGGAGTTCCGCCCCTACTTCGACAACGCCCCGGTCTACGGCCACGGCCCCTCCCTCGAGGAGTTCACCGCGATGACCCCGCTGACCGTCGGCACCGTCGAGCAGGTCATCGAAAGCACCATGGCACACGCCGACTGGGTCGGGGACTACCAGCGCCAGCTCTTCCTCATGGACCACGCCGGCCTGCCCCTGGAGGTCGTGCTCAAGCAGATCGAGATCCTGGGCACCCAGGTCGTCCCGGAGGTCCGCCACCGCATGGAGGCCCGCCGCCCCGAGCACGTCCCCTCCGAACCGCCGACCCACGCCACCCTCAAGGCAGACCCGGGCCACCCCCACCACAAGGTCCGCCCCGGCAAGGACAATGCCTAACCCCCACAACCCCGAGCAGCACGAAAGGCACCTCCCCCATGCCCAGACTGACCGTCATCTCAGCGGGACTATCCAACCCTTCCTCCACCCGCACCCTGGCCGACCAGATCGCCGCGGCCGTCAACACCGCCGTCACCGCCCGCGGCGAAGCTCTGGAGATCAATGTCATCGAGCTCAAGAACCTCGCCGTCGACCTGGCCCACGCCATGGCCGCCGGTGGCATCAGCTCCGAAGCTCTGAGCGCGGCCAAGAAACAGCTCAGCGAAAGTGATGGCCTGCTCGTGGCCACCCCTGTATTCAAGGCCAGCTACACCGGGCTGCTCAAGATGTTCTTCGACGTCCTGGACGATGAGGCGATCAATGACATGCCCACCGTCATCGCCGCCACTGCCGGTACCGCCCGCCATGCACTGGTGCTCGAGCATGCCTTACGCCCCCTGCTCAGCTACATGCGGGCCCGCGTGCTGCCCACCGGAATCTTCGCCGCCACCGAGGATTTCGGTGGCGCTGAGGGCGCCGCCATTGAACGCCGTATCCAGCAAGCTGCCGAGGAACTGGCCGAGCTGATGCTCGCCCAGTCCGGCACCGTGGTCGGTGGACTGGCTGGCCCCACCTCGCGCAGCACCCGGGAACGCCACTCCGGTACCGACCTGGGGGAGGACTTCACCTCCTTCTCTGAGCTTTTGGCTGACTACGACGGCTCCTAGACGCTAATGTGAGGGCAAGCACAATTCCCCTCACCACTTCCGGAGGTTTCTTCCGTGATCAGCGTCTCCGACCTCTTCAGCATCGGCATCGGCCCATCTTCCTCACACACGGTGGGCCCGATGCGCGCCGCCCATGACTTCACCTCCCAGCTGCCCCAGTTCCCGGCGCGGGTGGAGGCGGAGCTCCGCGGCTCACTGTCCGCCACCGGCGCCGGACACGGCACCGACCGGGCGGTGATCCTGGGGCTGGTCGGATATGAGCCCACCACCCTCCCGGCGGATGTGGAGCCCGCGCCGGGCGAGGCGGTGCCTGCCCAGGGCACCCACTCCGGTCCAGCCGGGCAGCTGGAGTACTCCCTCATCTTCAATAATGAGGCGCTTCCCCAGCATCCCAACGGGATGATCCTGCGTGCCTTCGATGAGTCCGGGCAGCCCCTGGGTGAGACGATGGAGTATTTCTCCGTCGGTGGTGGCTTCATCCAGACCGCCCAGCAGCTGAGAGAGCAGCTGTCCGGTGAAGGCATCAAGGCAGGTGCCGCCTCCGCGGATCGTGAGATCCAGGTCCCCTACCCCTTCAATACCGCCGCAGAACTGCTGGAGCATTCTCAGCGGGAGGGCAAGTCCTTCGCCGAGATCGTGCTGGCCAATGAGATTGCCCTGACCCCCCCGGCAGAGGGCGCTGCCCAGCCCCCGGTCCTAGATCACCTGGATCGGGTGTGGGCGGCCATGAAGTCCTGTGTCTCCGCAGGTCTGGCCGCCAACGGCACTCTGCCGGGTGGCCTGGGTGTGGTCCGCCGCGCACCGCTGCTTTTCGACTCCCTGATGGAGGGTGGTTCCCGGCATACCCGGGGTGAGGGACTGGATGCGATGGAGTGGGTCAACCTCTACGCCCTGGCGGTCAATGAACAGAATGCCGCCGGTGGCCGGGTGGTCACCGCCCCCACCAATGGTGCCGCCGGAATCATCCCGGCAGTGCTGCACTATGCCCGGGATTTCCTCCGGGACTTCAGCATCGAGAAAGTTCATACCTTCCTGCTCACCGCCGGCGCGGTGGGGATCATCATCAAGCAGAATGCCTCGATCTCAGGTGCTGAGGTCGGCTGCCAGGGTGAGGTTGGTTCAGCCTCCGCCATGGCGGCGGCAGGACTCGCGGCGATCATCGGCGGCAGTCCCTCACAGGTGGAGAATGCCGCCGAAATCGCCCTGGAGCACAACCTCGGGCTGACCTGCGATCCCGTCGGCGGGCTGGTGCAGATCCCGTGCATCGAGCGCAATGCCATCGGCTCCGTGAAATCCATCAACGCCGCCCGGCTGGCCTGCATGGGTGAGGGAATTCACCGTGTCACCCTGGATGATGTGATCCGCACGATGGCGGAGACCGGCCGGGACATGCTCAGCAAGTACAAGGAGACCTCCATGGGTGGGCTGGCGGTCAATATTGGCATCTCGGTGGCTTTCACGGAGTGCTGAGATTTTCAAGTGCCGAGAGCTACCGGTGGGGCGCTGGGTAGCACCCACCGGAACCACGGCTCGGGATCTGCTGGGGATCCGTTCTCCCCGGGCAGGGACCAGCGGGCAGGGTAGTTCACATCAAAAAGCTTTTCACCCCCGCCGTCCTCCTCGCATTGCCCTATAGATACCGTGCATCACCACTTCTTCCCATATTTACGCAGCACACAAGCGTGACAAGATCGCTAATGTGTGGCATGGTGTACATTCGTTGCGCATCGGAGATTCCCTTAGGCCGGAGCGCGGGCCAGAGAGCCCGCCCTCCCCTTCCCGCGACCGCTACCCCCCCGAGTCCATTTAAGAAAACCGGGTGTTTCTGAGTCCGGGGAGACCCCTGCCGGTGAAGATGATCCATGATGACGCGGGAAACCTTCCGCGCCGCTGGCGGAGCCCGCTCCGGTTCGTAGGTTCAGTCCCAGGAAAAAGTGGGCTGATGCGAAAAAGTGCCCCACCCCGAGTGCGGCCACAAGGGGCCTTTTCGGCTGCCGGCAGGTGCGCAGATTCTCACGGGAAGAAATGCCCCTGCTGGCTGACCCGGAGCTCCGGGTCAGCCAGCAGGGGCATTACAAGGGACAGCCTGTTTAAGCCAGTGCCTGGGCCAGGTACTCCTGCACCTGAGCCAGGGCAACATCCTCCTGGGAATGCTCGGCCAGGTTCTTCACCGCCACGCTTCCATTGGCCAGCTCCTGGTCGCCCAGAACCAGGGCGAAACGGGCCTGGGCGCGGTCAGCACCCTTCATCGCACCCTTCAGGCCACGGTCACCATAGGCCATATCGGTGGAGATGCCGGCACCACGCAACTGGTTGACCAGACCGGCCATCGCCTTCTTGGCTGCTGCACCCAGAGCCACACCGTAGACGTCAACGCGGCGGTCCACACCCAGGCTGGAGAGGTCCACACCCTCAGCTTCCAGGGCCAGGAGGGTGCGGTCCACACCCAGGCCATAACCGATGCCGGAGAGATCCTGGCCACCGAGCTGACCCATCAGACCGTCATAGCGGCCGCCACCTCCGATGCCGGACTGCGCACCGAGACCATCGTGGACGAACTCGAAGCAGGTCTTGGTGTAGTAGTCCAGACCACGCACCATCCGCGGGTTGATCACATAGGGCACACCCATGTCATCAAGCAGGCCGGTGACGGTCTCAAAGTGCTCGCGGCAACCGGCATCCAGGTGGTCAAGCATGAGCGGGGCGTCCGCGGTCATCTCCTGCACCTCGGGACGCTTGTCATCGAGTACCCGCAGCGGGTTGAGTTCAGCACGCTGGCGGGTCTCCTCATCCAGCGGCAGCTTGAAGAGGAACTCCTGCAGCTTCTCCCGGTACGCCGGACGACAGTTGGCATCACCCAGGCTGGTCAGCTCCAAACGGAACTGGGACAGCCCCAGGCTGCGGTAACTTCGGTCCGCCACGGCGATGACCTCAGCATCCAGTGCCGGGTCGTCGATGCCGATGGCCTCGATGCCCACCTGCTGAAGCTGACGGTAACGACCCGCCTGGGGACGCTCATAACGGAAGAAGGGACCGGCGTAGTTCAGCTTGATGGGCAGCTGTCCACGGTCGAGGTTGTGCTCGATCACCGCGCGCATCACCCCTGCGGTGCCCTCGGGGCGCAGGGTCACCGAACGCTCACCACGGTCAGCAAAGGTGTACATCTCCTTGCTGACCACATCCGTGGACTCGCCGACGCCGCGGGCGAACAGCGTGGTGTCCTCGAAGATCGGCAGCTCGATGTGCTGGTAACCGGCCAAATGGGCCTGATTGGTGAAGGCCTCGCGCACGGCGAGGAACTTCGGGGACACCGGGGGTACGTAGTCCGGGACACCCTTCGGTGCGGACAGGGCCTGAAACTTCTGCTTATCGCTCACCCGAACAACTTTAGCCTGAGCTCAGCCTCAGGCCGGAGCCAGACCCTGCAAAAAGGGGTTACCGTGTCGCTCCGCCCGCATCGTGGTCATCGGACCATGACCGGGCAGCACCTGCACCTGGTCCGCCAGCCCCAGCACCGGGCCCCGCAGGGAATCCATCATCTGCGCCGGATCCGAACCCTCCAGGTCGGTACGCCCGATCGCCCCCTTGAAGAGGACATCCCCCGAGAAGCAGAGCTCCGCATTGTGCAACATCACTGACCCCGGCGAATGCCCCGGCGCGTGGCTGATCTCGAACTCCGTACCAGCTAGCCGGATACGCTCTCCCCCGTTGAGTTCCCGAAGATCATCGATGGGGGTCATACCCGCAGCCTCGAAAAGCACCTGGGAGTTCGCGGAGACCCCACGCCCACCCGCCAGCATGAAGGCGTCCTCGGGGTGGATGTAGACCGGCACATTCAGACGACGCGCCAGCGTCCCGGCATCACGGGTGTGGTCGATGTGCCCGTGGGTGAGGATGATCTTTTCCAGGCTTGCGTCATTTTGCTGGAGAAAGTCGAGAACCCGGTCATGCGTGTGCATGCCGGGATCAATGACGACCACCTGCTCCCCTTCATGAAGCAGGTAGCAATTGGTCTGGTAGGGGCCGGCGGAAAAACCCGAGATCTGCATGGATCAGAGTTTATCCGCAACCCTGGGGGTGCTTGTCGATGCCCCGCCAGGGCCGGGAAGGCAGGCTAGTTCAGCGCTGCGATGGCCGCATCGTAGTCCGGCTCCGTGGTGATCTCCGGAACCAGCTGCTCATAGACGATTTTGCCGTTCTCATCGGCGACGATGACCGCGCGGGCCAGCAGCCCCTTCAGCGGGGAGCCCTCCAGCTTCAGGCCATAGTCCTGGCCGAAGGTGGAACGGAAAGCGGAACCGGAGGTGACATTTTCGATGTTCTCAGCGGCGCAGAAACGACCCTGGGCGAAGGGCAGGTCATGGGAGACACACAGCACGGCGGTGTTCTCCAGGTCAGCGGCACGCTGGTTGAACTCCCGGACCGAGGCGGCGCAGACACCGGTGTCCACGGAGGGGAAGATGTTCAGCACGATGCGCTTACCTGCGAAATCAGCCTGGGAGATTTCACCGAGCTCAGAGCCGACCAGGGTGAAATCGGGGAGGGTCTCGCCGACCTGGGGCAGCTCGCCGGAGGTCTGGGTGGGGTCATTCTGAAAATTAGTGGTTGCCATAACCGCCAGGATAGGCATTTTTCAGGTCTCCTGCCACGGGGCTGTCGGAGTACCCCACCCCGACCCGGTCTCGGGGCCGGGGTGGCACCCGATCTCGCCCTGCGGGGCCGGGTACCGGGCCGGGCGCTACAATTATGCGGAGCAGATGGCCCGCGCTCGGGTTTCGCCACCTCCCAGCCGTCAAGCGTTGGGGGCTGGGACAGTGCGCGCCGGGACCATCCCTGGACAGTCCACCGACACGGCAGAGGAACTTCTACGTTGAGCAATAATAAGGAGCGCGGCGAGCAGTCGCTCGAGCAGCTGGACAAGGCACTCAAGGCACGCGACCGCAAGGAGAAGACAGGTCCCCTCAAGACCGTCGTCGCAGCGGCTGCCGCCATCGTCGTGGTGGTCGGCGGTATCTGGTTCGCCGCCACCCAGAATGGTGATGAAGAGGAGATCACCGCCGAGGAGACCTCCACCCAGCAGACCACTGAAGCCCCGGAGATTGAGCCGTTGGCCATGACCCGTGAGACTCCGCTGGCGGAAACTGTGGCCTGCACCTACGAGGAAACCGGCGATGCCGCCCGCGAGGTCAGCGTCCCGGCCGGGGAGGACATCCCCACCACCGGTACCGTCACCGTCAACCTGAGCACCAACCAGGGCAACATCGGTATGGAGCTGGACCGGAGCGTCTCCCCCTGCACCGTCAACGCCATCGAGCATCTGGCGGAAAATGACTACTATGACGACACCGTCTGCCACCGTCTGACCACCAGCGGGATCTTCGTGCTGCAGTGTGGTGACCCCAGCGGCAACGGTGCCGGTGGCCCGGGCTTCCAATTCGCCAATGAGTACCCCACCGATGAGGCCGATGAGGAAACCAGTGCGGTGATCTATCCGCGCGGTTCGATCGCCATGGCCAATGCCGGCCCCGGCACCAACGGTTCCCAGATCTTCCTGAACTACCAGGACTCCCCGTTGGCGCCGGACTACACCTACTTCGGTCAGATCTCCGAGGAAGGGCTCGCCACCCTCGATGCCATCGCCGAAAAGGGTGTGGAAGGCGGCGCCGGTGACGGCGCCCCCGTGGAAGAGGTCCGGATCGAAGAGGCCAGCATCGCCTAGTTGATTTTCTGAAAACCCGG is a genomic window containing:
- a CDS encoding DEAD/DEAH box helicase, with the protein product MEKTQLEAILAAADRAIAVAQEAEEAVGCLGSGETATAGTILSGARLEEAEFRVDILPHGALTWPESLYLHLEFSHHPHAADTLVQVIHTCRELPELREKATHAAPGLLGRLFGGNRVKAGQEAAAQMQAMLADPNRRGLLTDAGTLLDKFQRAETLQRVGVRLFPGSHGTPDHLIAGARHALAQALGTENPVFLQWEQSQIQPVLRLAQALRTDPHSEPKLRQGAQAALNALNGERVEVLLRQLPVEALRTATRERLRFPDLSTHGYNSVADVLNASQRELIALNGIGEVTAKRMKAAAQTLHREALAAHHTAIGDTPTTAALRLLAILAQFDALNSLDELERDRRNRVLEDTEHLPLTDSPDPWTVVLNTPEAENQLWQRYTDDLAWARAHPAPFRPAKDLRSRPLQGMSAWEDYLTRPAHYQGLLVSLLQLEVEGGGDLAGDTLARVRALRLDRSHLKDLRLRGYQSFGARFVIVQRKVLLGDEMGLGKTVQALAAAAHIAAGVEKERQKSAHLLVVCPASLLGNWVRESHRFTDLPVHRAHGSDKDTALGQWRGSGGILVCTFDGARTLDIGRIDMIIVDEAHMIKNPETQRSRALQTLITRATYALLMSGTPLENRVSEFAALINYLQPELITPAMATMSATDFRKHIAPAYLRRNQVEVLDELPEKMDQIDWVQLNDADQRHYATAVGEGSWMDIRRAAFSTPGVEPAKLTRIREILEETTEAGRKAIIFTYFREVLSRLAEELGEQVLGTISGSVPPTRRQDLIDALADAPAGSVLLIQITAGGVGLNIQSASVVIIAEPQVKPSIEAQAIARVHRMGQISTVQVHRLVADDTAEERMLDMLADKRRLFDTYARPSESAAIHDAVDISEATLAAEIIAEERQRLGYSTTPPNPGDAGANQHDLHPPGHAASSSRHRKTPGHQDTVTGGEDQQP
- the ypfJ gene encoding KPN_02809 family neutral zinc metallopeptidase, translated to MTFRGDVSKSSGRARTGGGRGGLIAGGGGLGALVLVGLFLLLGGDPSQVDDIVGGQGQRQLEPGSESGGLEHCGTAEAANTYADCRVAATAVSLDQVWVEELPAQAGIDYVEPGLMIFEQSISSGCGAASAATGPFYCPSDQTAYFDTSFFAQLEELGGEDAPLAQEYIVAHEFGHHIQHLEGTLGMSDYNNPGAESNAVKIEVQADCYGGIWAHYADDGEDALLETITREQLADAMATAGAVGDDNIQRRSGGEVSPESWTHGSSEQRQQAFMTGYETGSMAACDTLERGVYNP
- a CDS encoding LLM class flavin-dependent oxidoreductase gives rise to the protein MQFGIFTIGDVTTDPTTGKTPTEHERINAITQIALKAEEVGLDVFATGQHHNPPFVPSAPTTHLAYIAAQTKNLKLSTATTLITTTDPVRIAEDYSFLQHLSNGRVDLMMGRGNTGPVYPWFGKDIRQGIPLAIENYHLLRRLWREKNVNWQGKFRTPLQGFTTTPFPLDDVAPFVWHGSIRSVQIAEQAAFYGDGFFHNNIFWNKEHTAQMVDIYRRRYEKHGHGQADQAIVGLGGQVYIADSEEQAKKEFRPYFDNAPVYGHGPSLEEFTAMTPLTVGTVEQVIESTMAHADWVGDYQRQLFLMDHAGLPLEVVLKQIEILGTQVVPEVRHRMEARRPEHVPSEPPTHATLKADPGHPHHKVRPGKDNA
- a CDS encoding L-serine ammonia-lyase: MISVSDLFSIGIGPSSSHTVGPMRAAHDFTSQLPQFPARVEAELRGSLSATGAGHGTDRAVILGLVGYEPTTLPADVEPAPGEAVPAQGTHSGPAGQLEYSLIFNNEALPQHPNGMILRAFDESGQPLGETMEYFSVGGGFIQTAQQLREQLSGEGIKAGAASADREIQVPYPFNTAAELLEHSQREGKSFAEIVLANEIALTPPAEGAAQPPVLDHLDRVWAAMKSCVSAGLAANGTLPGGLGVVRRAPLLFDSLMEGGSRHTRGEGLDAMEWVNLYALAVNEQNAAGGRVVTAPTNGAAGIIPAVLHYARDFLRDFSIEKVHTFLLTAGAVGIIIKQNASISGAEVGCQGEVGSASAMAAAGLAAIIGGSPSQVENAAEIALEHNLGLTCDPVGGLVQIPCIERNAIGSVKSINAARLACMGEGIHRVTLDDVIRTMAETGRDMLSKYKETSMGGLAVNIGISVAFTEC
- a CDS encoding TetR/AcrR family transcriptional regulator — protein: MRADARERRERIINTACNLLRGRDIEGLTLEEVARAAGVGIATLYRNFPNRQALWHACIEHLMHEVNELQRVFLEDFASEPVDPLPLWHSFVRDLARLGLGALAQVMTPDNFQQLPPGMRELQAANDVQGRQVLTLVQEAGLVHSHITPHTLLKGLIILSRTAEPTSPGAIPELNRQLLRVYLAGLRQGPEELVLDPLPEQMDGEHLGVTFPTQES
- a CDS encoding CE1759 family FMN reductase; the protein is MPRLTVISAGLSNPSSTRTLADQIAAAVNTAVTARGEALEINVIELKNLAVDLAHAMAAGGISSEALSAAKKQLSESDGLLVATPVFKASYTGLLKMFFDVLDDEAINDMPTVIAATAGTARHALVLEHALRPLLSYMRARVLPTGIFAATEDFGGAEGAAIERRIQQAAEELAELMLAQSGTVVGGLAGPTSRSTRERHSGTDLGEDFTSFSELLADYDGS